Proteins from a single region of Cytophagaceae bacterium:
- a CDS encoding nuclear transport factor 2 family protein: MEPKELIKKWVETFNNTDAIALSDFYAENTVNHQVNTDPVVGKNAIREMFESEFSKAKMVCIIENIFQDGDWGMLEWSDPLGLRGCGFFRFENEKIVFQRGYWDKLSFLKIHNLPIE; this comes from the coding sequence ATGGAACCCAAAGAACTTATTAAGAAATGGGTGGAAACATTCAATAATACTGATGCCATTGCTCTCAGTGATTTTTATGCAGAAAATACTGTGAATCACCAGGTAAATACAGATCCGGTTGTTGGAAAAAACGCTATCAGGGAGATGTTTGAATCTGAGTTTTCGAAAGCTAAAATGGTTTGTATCATTGAAAATATATTTCAGGATGGTGATTGGGGCATGTTGGAATGGAGTGACCCATTGGGGCTGAGGGGTTGTGGGTTTTTTAGATTTGAAAATGAGAAAATTGTTTTTCAAAGGGGTTATTGGGACAAATTGAGTTTCCTAAAAATACATAACCTGCCCATTGAATAA
- a CDS encoding DUF2975 domain-containing protein — translation MSKANNFVFWGLYIVAWLIFVGLSIEAGGLIVNFFFSIYKPEFVQNLYQKLDLSKIYQESWFSFFSIYSFILGISILKAFLFYIVIRLMHKMDLKKPFSSYVARQISLMSYCTLAIGLLSYIAREFARNLTHQGFDTGSLNQFWADSQAFITMGAVIYIIATIFNKGVEIQNENDLTV, via the coding sequence ATGTCAAAAGCAAATAACTTCGTATTTTGGGGCTTATATATTGTGGCCTGGCTTATTTTTGTAGGCTTGAGCATTGAAGCAGGAGGCTTAATAGTTAATTTCTTTTTCAGTATTTATAAGCCTGAATTTGTCCAAAATCTTTATCAAAAGCTCGACTTATCCAAGATTTATCAAGAAAGCTGGTTTTCTTTTTTTAGTATCTATAGCTTTATTCTAGGCATTTCGATTTTGAAAGCTTTCCTGTTTTATATAGTTATCAGATTAATGCATAAAATGGATCTCAAAAAACCATTCAGCAGTTATGTTGCCAGGCAAATTTCCCTGATGAGTTATTGCACCCTGGCCATAGGACTATTAAGTTATATTGCCCGGGAATTTGCCAGAAATTTAACACATCAGGGTTTTGACACCGGCAGTTTGAACCAATTTTGGGCTGACAGCCAGGCATTTATAACAATGGGAGCGGTGATTTACATTATTGCAACTATTTTTAATAAAGGAGTGGAAATTCAAAATGAAAACGATTTGACTGTTTAA
- a CDS encoding nucleotidyltransferase family protein has product MNVGLVILAAGASSRMGTPKQILPIFGKPMIIHLIDEAFKTNCHPVTVVLGANKEKIVPVLEGIPVTLVDNPFWASGMGSSVRMGLVGSYLLTKGIEALIFITSDMPYVNADLLNEMIKLAESNDDKTIVATKYAGTLGIPVLFKKPHFEEILELNGQFGAKQIIEKHKSKVLELAFENGKTDLDTKEDYYEFLQSKN; this is encoded by the coding sequence ATGAATGTTGGGCTGGTTATTTTAGCTGCAGGAGCCTCAAGCAGGATGGGAACACCCAAACAAATCCTTCCGATTTTTGGTAAACCCATGATTATTCACCTCATCGATGAGGCGTTTAAAACCAATTGTCATCCAGTGACGGTGGTGCTGGGAGCCAATAAAGAGAAAATTGTGCCTGTGCTGGAAGGAATCCCTGTCACGCTGGTTGATAACCCTTTTTGGGCCAGTGGCATGGGTAGTTCGGTAAGGATGGGATTGGTGGGTAGTTATCTTTTGACCAAAGGAATAGAGGCACTTATTTTTATTACATCTGACATGCCCTATGTAAACGCCGACCTGCTCAATGAAATGATTAAACTGGCAGAATCAAATGATGACAAAACCATCGTTGCAACAAAATATGCCGGGACTCTGGGTATTCCGGTGTTATTTAAAAAGCCTCATTTTGAAGAGATATTGGAATTAAACGGGCAGTTTGGTGCTAAACAGATCATAGAAAAACATAAATCGAAAGTGCTGGAATTAGCCTTTGAAAATGGGAAAACAGATTTAGATACCAAAGAAGATTACTACGAATTTCTGCAATCAAAAAATTAA
- a CDS encoding helix-turn-helix transcriptional regulator: MAIVVNLDVVMAKRKMSLNELSDKVGLTLSNLSILKTGKAKAIRFSTLDTICNILECQPADILEYINDEPKPSNRF, from the coding sequence ATGGCAATAGTTGTAAATCTCGACGTTGTAATGGCTAAACGTAAAATGTCACTAAATGAACTTTCCGATAAAGTAGGATTGACTTTATCTAACCTTTCCATTTTAAAAACGGGAAAAGCAAAAGCCATAAGATTCAGTACTTTGGATACCATCTGTAATATATTAGAATGCCAACCGGCTGACATTTTAGAATATATTAATGACGAACCAAAACCATCAAACCGATTCTAA
- a CDS encoding Crp/Fnr family transcriptional regulator has translation MINEALKNYILAISSLSIESKDAFFKAFKTWDIQKEHFLVREQQVCNYIYFVAKGSVRIFYYKNEKEITEWIALDEEFLLSIKSFFQRSPSHLIIQTLENCEVWGIHYDDLIRLSTTYHDIETWFRKLLSAALILSQNRMDSIHFETAHQRYENLLKQHPNIIRRVPLTYIASFLGITLETLSRMRAKK, from the coding sequence ATGATTAACGAAGCTCTCAAAAATTACATTCTTGCTATTTCATCACTATCAATTGAAAGCAAAGATGCATTTTTTAAGGCATTCAAAACCTGGGACATTCAGAAAGAACATTTTTTAGTAAGAGAACAACAAGTTTGTAACTACATTTATTTTGTTGCGAAAGGATCTGTACGAATTTTCTATTATAAAAATGAAAAAGAAATAACAGAGTGGATTGCTCTTGATGAAGAATTTTTGCTTTCAATAAAGAGTTTTTTTCAGCGTTCCCCAAGCCACCTTATTATTCAAACTTTAGAGAATTGTGAAGTTTGGGGAATCCATTATGATGATTTAATAAGACTTTCAACAACTTACCATGATATTGAAACCTGGTTTCGTAAATTGCTTTCTGCAGCCCTTATTCTTTCTCAAAACCGAATGGATTCAATTCACTTCGAAACTGCACATCAACGTTATGAAAATTTATTAAAACAGCATCCAAATATCATCAGGAGAGTACCACTTACCTATATAGCATCCTTCCTTGGTATAACTCTTGAAACTTTAAGCCGGATGCGAGCTAAAAAATAG
- a CDS encoding VWA domain-containing protein, translating into MKLAFLTLKSLLLALVLISCGGNDVNPENTFQIYLDFWNTTGKNPEVKFDEKNTSREIKIDFSKTFGGETQGSTLTKVIIDNFRIIDASNTNYNIESITAYEYKNDTKDWKKDVEFTMSFSQSEDISVVLVLDRSESLGADFETIKTYAIDFIEKIFTERKVVKMGIVDFADTINQYPLTTDKEALKNYVKGLKQGKFTALYQSIDAGIDMLMDSKSQSRVLFTFTDGTDNMAPPSVNADYLLNRIKNDKNSYKITSFFIGLNGNGGVDQAVLTKLASNGGSVSFPENVKELKEVFTKFGKVISNVYNLEYIRNQQIISKADPRKLRFEIRTLK; encoded by the coding sequence ATGAAACTAGCTTTCTTGACTCTGAAAAGCCTCCTTTTGGCTTTGGTTCTCATCAGCTGTGGTGGCAACGATGTTAATCCCGAAAATACCTTTCAGATTTATCTCGATTTCTGGAATACTACCGGAAAAAATCCTGAAGTAAAATTTGACGAAAAAAACACTTCCAGAGAAATCAAAATCGATTTTTCGAAAACCTTTGGCGGTGAAACCCAGGGCTCAACCCTCACCAAAGTCATCATTGATAATTTCAGAATTATCGACGCCAGTAATACCAATTACAACATTGAGTCGATTACAGCCTATGAATATAAAAATGATACCAAAGACTGGAAAAAAGATGTTGAATTCACGATGTCGTTCAGCCAGTCTGAAGACATAAGTGTTGTGTTGGTGCTTGACCGAAGCGAGTCATTAGGTGCTGATTTTGAAACCATTAAGACCTATGCAATTGATTTTATCGAAAAGATTTTTACAGAAAGAAAAGTCGTAAAAATGGGAATCGTGGACTTTGCTGATACCATCAATCAATATCCATTAACCACAGACAAAGAAGCTCTCAAAAATTATGTAAAAGGATTGAAACAAGGCAAATTTACCGCTCTTTATCAGTCAATCGACGCGGGAATTGACATGTTGATGGACTCCAAATCACAATCCAGAGTATTATTTACTTTTACTGATGGTACTGATAACATGGCTCCTCCAAGTGTAAATGCTGATTACTTGCTTAATAGAATCAAAAACGACAAAAACAGCTATAAAATCACCAGTTTCTTTATCGGATTAAACGGAAACGGAGGCGTGGATCAGGCTGTTTTGACCAAGCTGGCATCCAATGGTGGCTCGGTGAGTTTTCCTGAAAACGTGAAAGAACTGAAGGAAGTATTTACAAAATTTGGGAAGGTAATTTCCAATGTTTACAATCTGGAATATATTCGAAATCAACAGATTATATCAAAAGCCGACCCCCGAAAGCTGAGGTTTGAGATAAGAACACTGAAATAG
- the dnaE gene encoding DNA polymerase III subunit alpha — MKFSHLHNHTQYSLLDGASNIKKLFAKAEADGMPAMAITDHGNMFGVFDFVAASEKFNVKPIVGCEFYVVEDHTRKQFTKEQKDIRYHQLLLAKNALGYQNLTKLCSLGYMEGLYSKYPRVTKALIEKYKEGLIATTCCIGASVPKVILKKGEEEGEREFQWWLERFGEDYYIEIQRHDIPEQNQVNAVLLKWAEKYGVKVIASNDSHYVDQQDWVAHDILLCVNTNEKMSTPSAKDFNDDDSVSARDTRFAFYNDQFYFKTTAEMTQVFSDVPQAIDNTNEIVDKIEKLELKKDIMLPNFPIPDDFKIHPDDKLNQWEYLKHLSYEGAKKRWGEIAQETQERLDFELFTIKTMGFAGYFLIVMDFIKAGRDLGVMIGPGRGSAAGSAVAYCIGITNIDPIKYNLLFERFLNPDRKSMPDIDTDFDDEGRQKVIDYVVQKYGRNQVAQIITYGTMATKSSIKDVARVMELPLADANYIAKLIPDKPAYGMDFKKLIHKPLAGPDSLNELGLSPDEIENVKKVRDMYNSPDLVGKVLHQAEKLEGTVRNTGIHAAGIIIAPEDLSNIVPVSTSKDSDLLITQYEGKVIEDAGVIKMDFLGLRNLSIIKEALKMIKENHGVAIDIDYIPLDDAKTFELFQHGETNAIFQFESDGMKKYMKELKPDKFDDLIAMNALYRPGPIAYIPNFINRKHGREEIHYDLAEMEEYLSETYGITVYQEQVMLLSQKLGNFTKGDADVLRKAMGKKQKAVLDKMKVKFMEGADKNGHDLKICEKIWTDWEAFAQYAFNKSHSTCYAFVAYQTAYLKAHYPEEYMAGVLTSQLGNIDKITFFMEECKALGLNVLGPDINESARKFSVNKKKEIRFGLGGIKGSGDAAVDAIIEERAANGHYKDIFDFISRVNLRTVNKKTLESLAYAGAFDSFSDIHRAIYFHEHEGSSFIEKLIRYANKVHEVKSSSQSSLFGGFGGDDSFDVQKPKIEIIEEWGNIEKLKYEKEVVGFYISGHPLDQFSIEMSVCKPLDQVFEPENHGKDILIGGVISSVQIRQSKNGNPFGIFKIEDYGSSMEIMLFGKDYVEFSKYLQMGLFVSIKGKLQTKWNREGEFEFKPQQIDLLNEMKAKRFKEVRVRVDLEEINDVTIQHLKEVIQQNPGKFDLKINVYDTTERYDVAMFSRSVKVDLNKDIQKRLLEIVGAENLSFN; from the coding sequence ATGAAATTCTCGCATTTGCATAACCATACGCAGTATTCGCTGCTTGATGGAGCCTCAAACATCAAAAAACTATTTGCCAAGGCCGAAGCCGATGGCATGCCCGCCATGGCCATCACCGACCACGGAAATATGTTTGGCGTGTTTGACTTTGTGGCGGCATCAGAGAAATTTAATGTGAAACCCATCGTAGGTTGCGAGTTTTATGTTGTGGAAGATCACACCCGCAAGCAGTTTACCAAAGAACAAAAAGACATCCGGTATCATCAGTTGCTGTTGGCCAAAAATGCCCTGGGTTACCAAAACCTCACGAAATTATGCTCTCTGGGCTATATGGAGGGACTTTACAGCAAATATCCACGGGTAACCAAGGCTTTGATTGAAAAATACAAAGAAGGGCTTATTGCCACCACTTGTTGCATCGGTGCTTCAGTGCCTAAGGTAATCCTGAAAAAGGGAGAAGAAGAAGGCGAGCGGGAGTTTCAATGGTGGTTGGAGCGATTTGGTGAGGATTATTATATCGAAATACAACGGCACGATATTCCGGAGCAAAATCAGGTGAATGCCGTACTGCTGAAATGGGCCGAAAAATATGGTGTAAAAGTAATAGCGAGCAACGACAGCCACTATGTGGACCAACAAGACTGGGTGGCTCATGATATCCTGCTTTGTGTCAACACCAACGAAAAAATGAGTACGCCATCGGCGAAAGATTTCAATGATGACGACTCAGTAAGTGCCAGGGATACGAGGTTTGCGTTTTATAACGACCAGTTTTATTTCAAAACCACCGCCGAAATGACCCAGGTGTTTAGCGATGTGCCACAAGCCATTGACAACACCAACGAGATAGTAGATAAAATTGAGAAGCTGGAGCTGAAAAAAGATATCATGCTGCCCAACTTCCCGATACCCGATGACTTCAAAATTCACCCCGACGATAAACTCAATCAATGGGAATACCTGAAACATCTGTCCTACGAAGGGGCCAAAAAACGATGGGGAGAGATAGCCCAGGAAACTCAGGAAAGACTTGACTTTGAACTTTTTACAATCAAGACGATGGGCTTTGCGGGCTACTTCCTGATTGTGATGGACTTTATCAAAGCAGGGCGTGATCTGGGCGTGATGATTGGCCCGGGTCGGGGTTCGGCTGCTGGATCGGCTGTGGCGTATTGTATTGGCATTACGAATATTGACCCGATAAAATACAATCTGCTTTTTGAGCGTTTTTTGAATCCTGACCGTAAGTCAATGCCCGATATTGATACCGATTTTGACGACGAAGGTCGCCAGAAGGTGATTGACTACGTGGTGCAGAAATATGGCCGAAACCAGGTGGCACAAATCATCACTTATGGTACCATGGCCACCAAGTCAAGTATCAAAGACGTGGCCCGGGTGATGGAGTTGCCTTTGGCCGACGCCAACTATATTGCCAAGTTGATACCTGATAAGCCGGCCTATGGCATGGACTTTAAAAAACTAATTCACAAACCTCTGGCGGGGCCTGACTCTCTGAATGAGCTGGGTTTGAGCCCCGATGAAATCGAGAATGTGAAGAAAGTACGTGATATGTACAACAGCCCCGATCTGGTGGGTAAAGTATTGCATCAGGCTGAAAAACTGGAAGGCACAGTGAGAAACACGGGTATCCATGCGGCGGGTATCATCATTGCACCTGAAGATTTGTCTAATATTGTACCGGTGAGTACATCCAAAGATTCTGACTTGCTTATTACCCAATACGAGGGAAAAGTGATTGAAGATGCCGGAGTAATCAAGATGGACTTTTTGGGTCTGAGAAACCTCTCGATTATCAAAGAGGCCCTCAAAATGATAAAAGAAAACCACGGAGTAGCTATTGACATAGATTATATTCCTTTAGACGATGCCAAAACTTTTGAGCTGTTTCAACATGGCGAAACCAACGCCATATTTCAGTTTGAATCTGACGGCATGAAAAAATACATGAAGGAACTCAAACCTGATAAGTTTGACGACCTCATTGCCATGAATGCCTTGTATCGTCCGGGTCCGATAGCCTACATACCCAACTTCATTAACCGTAAACACGGCAGGGAGGAGATACACTATGATCTTGCCGAAATGGAAGAATATCTGTCCGAAACCTATGGTATCACGGTGTATCAGGAACAGGTGATGTTGCTCTCACAAAAGTTAGGCAACTTTACCAAAGGCGACGCCGACGTGCTGCGTAAGGCCATGGGTAAAAAGCAAAAAGCCGTTCTGGACAAGATGAAGGTGAAGTTTATGGAGGGTGCAGATAAAAATGGCCATGACCTCAAGATTTGCGAAAAAATATGGACTGATTGGGAGGCTTTTGCCCAATATGCTTTTAACAAATCTCACTCTACCTGCTATGCTTTTGTGGCTTACCAAACTGCATATTTAAAAGCCCATTACCCCGAAGAATACATGGCAGGGGTATTGACTTCACAGCTGGGCAACATTGATAAGATTACGTTTTTCATGGAAGAATGTAAGGCTCTTGGGCTAAATGTTTTGGGGCCCGACATCAATGAATCGGCCAGGAAATTTTCAGTAAATAAGAAAAAAGAAATTCGGTTTGGTTTGGGTGGTATCAAAGGTTCTGGCGATGCAGCTGTAGATGCAATTATTGAAGAAAGAGCCGCAAATGGACACTATAAAGATATTTTTGACTTTATTTCGAGAGTAAACCTCCGCACTGTAAACAAAAAAACGCTCGAATCACTGGCTTATGCAGGGGCTTTTGATAGTTTTTCTGACATTCACCGGGCGATATATTTCCATGAACATGAAGGTAGCAGTTTCATCGAAAAACTTATTAGATATGCCAATAAGGTGCATGAAGTAAAATCTTCATCCCAAAGTTCACTCTTTGGTGGATTTGGCGGAGACGATTCTTTTGATGTACAAAAACCGAAGATTGAGATTATCGAAGAATGGGGAAATATTGAAAAACTGAAATATGAAAAAGAGGTAGTAGGTTTTTATATTTCGGGGCACCCTTTGGATCAGTTTTCTATCGAAATGTCAGTTTGCAAGCCTTTAGATCAGGTTTTTGAACCGGAAAATCATGGAAAAGATATTTTGATTGGAGGGGTTATATCCAGTGTACAGATCAGGCAATCAAAAAATGGTAACCCATTCGGTATTTTTAAGATCGAAGATTACGGTTCGTCGATGGAAATCATGTTGTTTGGAAAAGACTATGTTGAGTTTTCGAAATATCTCCAAATGGGTCTTTTTGTATCCATTAAAGGTAAGCTTCAGACCAAATGGAACCGGGAGGGAGAATTTGAGTTCAAACCTCAGCAAATCGACCTTTTAAATGAAATGAAAGCCAAAAGGTTTAAAGAGGTACGTGTTAGAGTGGATTTGGAAGAAATAAATGATGTGACCATTCAGCATCTGAAAGAAGTGATTCAGCAAAATCCCGGAAAATTTGACCTTAAAATCAATGTTTACGATACTACAGAAAGGTACGACGTGGCCATGTTTAGCCGGAGTGTAAAAGTTGATTTAAATAAAGACATTCAGAAAAGATTACTGGAAATAGTTGGAGCTGAGAATTTGAGTTTTAATTAG
- a CDS encoding DUF4386 domain-containing protein, translating to MDNSTKTLEKEARLAGFFYLLHILLIIYGVFFVSFKLGISGTKEMAENIIANEFLFRTGIVSRIISMIPTLLMALFLYRILKNVSIQQARFMFSLILISIPFQFVAEVFNLTSLMIAKEELLKSIDSTQRIDFSILFINIYNNMVSIGQMFWGLWLFPLGLLIYKSKFILQFFGTILFLGGVGYLIDYVSFLFFPDFRSVTVIALLMGLVSEISIMLWLLLKGIKNHI from the coding sequence ATGGATAATTCAACAAAAACACTCGAAAAAGAGGCTAGATTAGCCGGTTTTTTTTACTTACTGCACATCTTATTGATTATTTATGGAGTTTTTTTCGTTTCTTTCAAATTAGGAATTAGCGGTACCAAAGAAATGGCAGAAAATATAATTGCAAATGAATTTCTATTCCGAACTGGTATTGTAAGTAGAATTATTAGCATGATTCCAACTTTGTTAATGGCATTATTTTTATACCGAATACTCAAAAATGTGAGTATTCAACAAGCCAGATTTATGTTTTCCCTTATCCTTATTTCTATTCCATTTCAATTTGTAGCTGAGGTATTCAATTTAACCTCATTAATGATAGCAAAAGAAGAATTATTGAAATCAATTGACAGTACCCAAAGAATTGATTTTTCGATATTATTCATAAATATTTACAATAATATGGTTTCAATTGGGCAAATGTTCTGGGGGCTTTGGCTTTTCCCATTGGGATTATTGATTTACAAATCGAAATTTATACTTCAATTTTTTGGGACAATACTATTTCTGGGTGGTGTTGGGTACCTAATTGACTATGTTTCTTTTCTTTTTTTTCCCGATTTCAGATCTGTCACTGTCATTGCACTATTAATGGGTTTGGTAAGTGAAATTTCAATTATGCTATGGCTTTTATTGAAAGGAATAAAGAATCATATTTAA
- a CDS encoding lysophospholipid acyltransferase family protein codes for MQKVLIFIIEIILKTIAALPLRVWFFISSYLIFPLLFYVLKYRKKVVISNLQNSFPEKTSLEIEEIARKFYVYLADNIVETIKRFNISEKELNKRITIKNPELIEKYFNEGKNLMLSVGHVGNYEWFGSFIPKLVSYEVLVPYRKLTSPVGEAIMKKNRGIFGIIAFPTLETAQYLKKKYSKPFMLFMANDQSAHPYKAFWTEFLHQATSFYPGTEKLAKLFDMPVVFAHVKVPKRGYYEVTFELLSDEPKVLPEGEIMKMHAATLEKDIIARPEFWLWSHRRWKHKMPEELEFGFVAKKDRKVRL; via the coding sequence ATGCAAAAAGTTCTGATTTTTATTATTGAAATTATCTTAAAAACCATAGCTGCCTTACCGCTACGGGTTTGGTTTTTTATTTCATCGTATCTGATTTTTCCTTTGCTATTTTATGTTTTAAAATATCGTAAAAAAGTAGTTATAAGTAATTTGCAAAATTCTTTTCCTGAAAAAACTTCATTGGAAATAGAAGAAATAGCCCGAAAGTTTTATGTATATCTGGCAGATAATATTGTAGAGACCATTAAACGATTTAATATTTCGGAAAAAGAATTAAATAAAAGAATCACAATAAAAAACCCCGAACTCATAGAAAAGTATTTTAATGAAGGTAAAAACCTCATGCTTTCAGTCGGGCATGTCGGAAACTATGAATGGTTTGGTTCCTTTATTCCAAAACTGGTTTCTTATGAGGTTCTGGTACCTTATCGGAAACTCACCAGCCCGGTAGGAGAGGCCATAATGAAAAAAAATAGAGGTATTTTCGGAATTATTGCTTTCCCGACTTTAGAAACTGCCCAGTATCTTAAGAAAAAGTATTCCAAACCGTTTATGCTTTTTATGGCCAACGATCAGTCAGCACATCCTTATAAGGCTTTTTGGACCGAATTTTTACATCAGGCTACTTCTTTTTATCCCGGTACCGAAAAACTCGCCAAGCTGTTTGATATGCCGGTTGTTTTCGCACATGTGAAGGTTCCCAAACGTGGATATTACGAGGTGACCTTTGAGCTTTTAAGTGATGAGCCTAAGGTTTTACCAGAGGGAGAGATTATGAAAATGCATGCCGCAACTTTGGAAAAAGATATCATTGCCAGACCGGAATTTTGGCTCTGGTCGCATCGCCGTTGGAAACACAAAATGCCTGAAGAGCTTGAATTTGGCTTTGTGGCCAAAAAAGATAGGAAAGTAAGGCTTTAA
- a CDS encoding Crp/Fnr family transcriptional regulator, with protein MQDEHFLKTIFSPKDFKESELELILPKFRQVKFSKSEYFLQEGKTENHYWFLESGFARSFVNDTDGNDITTNFFSTSEIVIDWSSFFLRNPTRENIQALSDCVCWQLDFETFQQLFHSIETFREHGRRRLVNSYFALKNHNVSIIADQAKDRYLQLMKEKPHIVQNVSLQHIATYLGITKYSLSRIRKEISM; from the coding sequence ATGCAAGACGAACACTTTTTAAAAACAATCTTCTCACCGAAAGACTTTAAAGAGAGTGAGCTTGAACTGATTCTCCCAAAATTTCGGCAAGTGAAATTTTCTAAATCTGAGTATTTTCTGCAGGAAGGAAAAACAGAAAATCATTACTGGTTTTTGGAAAGTGGCTTTGCCCGCTCTTTTGTAAACGACACCGATGGAAACGACATCACCACAAACTTTTTCAGCACCTCAGAGATCGTGATTGACTGGTCATCGTTTTTTCTTCGCAACCCCACCAGAGAAAACATTCAGGCATTGAGCGATTGTGTGTGCTGGCAATTAGACTTTGAGACTTTTCAGCAACTCTTCCATAGTATTGAAACATTTAGAGAACACGGACGGCGGAGATTGGTAAATTCGTATTTTGCATTAAAAAATCATAACGTGTCTATCATCGCCGACCAGGCAAAGGATAGATATTTGCAGTTGATGAAAGAAAAACCACATATTGTCCAGAATGTATCTTTGCAACATATTGCTACTTATCTGGGCATCACAAAATATTCTCTCAGCAGAATCAGGAAAGAAATTTCAATGTAA
- a CDS encoding methylated-DNA--[protein]-cysteine S-methyltransferase — protein MTHSQIQAELTDDIMYQASLNKDTNFEGIFFTAVKTTGIFCRPSCTARKPKRENVEFFKTSKECILRGYRPCKVCKPIEKLNETPDSIKKLIDELISNPGNKLKDYDLVKRGLEPNQVRRWFLKNHGITFQAYQRIFRINSAFKKIQNGDSVTETAFDSGFESLSGFSESFKSIFGISPKNSKKEKIIDLKRIETPLGTMIACAVEEGICLLEFTDRKMLETELKSLAKLFNATIVQGNNQHFERLEQELNEYFEGKRKIFTVPLSTPGTAFQNQVWNELRNIPFGTTKTYKEQADSINIPGAARAVANANGLNRVSIIVPCHRVIGTDGKLTGYGGGLWRKQYLLDLEQKWK, from the coding sequence ATGACTCATTCTCAAATTCAGGCGGAGCTGACCGACGATATCATGTATCAGGCATCCTTAAATAAGGACACCAACTTTGAGGGGATTTTTTTTACAGCAGTAAAAACCACAGGCATATTTTGCCGGCCATCGTGTACGGCCCGAAAACCCAAAAGAGAAAATGTCGAATTTTTTAAAACTTCAAAAGAATGTATTTTAAGAGGATATCGACCCTGTAAAGTATGTAAACCCATTGAAAAATTAAATGAAACTCCTGACTCGATTAAAAAATTAATTGATGAATTAATCTCAAATCCAGGCAATAAATTGAAGGATTATGATCTCGTTAAAAGAGGTTTAGAGCCCAATCAGGTACGACGTTGGTTTCTAAAAAATCACGGAATTACATTTCAGGCTTACCAGAGAATATTCAGAATAAATTCAGCTTTTAAAAAAATACAAAATGGTGATTCGGTTACTGAAACCGCATTTGACTCAGGATTTGAGTCTCTAAGTGGTTTTTCCGAATCCTTTAAATCTATATTTGGGATTTCTCCAAAAAATAGTAAAAAAGAAAAAATAATTGACCTTAAACGTATTGAAACGCCATTAGGAACTATGATAGCTTGTGCTGTGGAGGAAGGCATCTGTTTATTGGAATTCACAGACCGCAAAATGCTTGAAACAGAATTAAAATCGTTGGCAAAATTATTCAACGCAACAATCGTTCAAGGCAACAATCAGCATTTTGAAAGATTAGAGCAAGAACTCAATGAGTATTTTGAAGGTAAGAGAAAGATCTTTACTGTGCCACTCTCCACACCGGGTACTGCATTTCAAAATCAGGTTTGGAATGAATTACGAAATATCCCATTCGGTACCACAAAAACATACAAAGAGCAAGCAGATTCAATAAATATTCCGGGTGCTGCTAGAGCAGTTGCCAATGCAAATGGCTTGAACCGGGTGTCTATAATTGTACCTTGTCATAGGGTGATTGGCACTGATGGAAAACTGACCGGTTATGGTGGTGGACTTTGGCGAAAACAATACCTCCTCGACTTAGAACAGAAATGGAAATAA